DNA from Papio anubis isolate 15944 chromosome 1, Panubis1.0, whole genome shotgun sequence:
ATGACTTCCACCAGCGTATCTTTACTGCTGTCTTGAGAATTAACAAGTTGAATGgctttttctcttcaatttctgtGACTTTTGACACTGCTGACTCCCTGAAATTCTTGACTTTGGAAATTAATTCTCCTTTTTTGCTGGCTATTCCTttgctttttatacttttctttgtctctggccatgtgacaggTCTGTCATCCTCAAAGAGCTCACCCAGCACCTGATCCTCTCCATGCAGATGGTTGCCAAATTTACATCCCTAGCCCTGACTTTCTTCTAAGCTCTGGACCCAACTTTGCAATAACTCACAGACACAGTGTCAGCCTATTTAGTCAATTCCACAAAGATAGTAGTGTCCAAATTGAAATTCATGGTCTCCACTCATCTTTCACTTCAGATCAATTtgatatttattcaacaaataattttgaaCTCCTTCTATTTTTccagcactgttctaggtactggagatatagcagtgaataaaatacataaaatcctTGCCTTCTTAGGGATAGTATTTGGAGAGTGGGATGAGGGGAGACAGACTGTTAGCAAAATAAGTGAGTTATAGTGTATTAGAAGGTactatggagaaaaaataaagcagagatggGGGATGGGGAGCACTGGGGCAGGaggttgcaattttaaatatggtGGTTAGGAAAGATTGCAGTGAGAACGTGGTATTGGAGCCAGGAATGAGGGAGGCAAGGGAGCGAGCCTTTCAGATATCCAAGGGAATATTGCTCCAGGTGAAATGAAcagtaagtgcaaaggccctcAGGTGGGAGTTTATTTGGCATGTTCAGTGAACACAGCACAGAGGCCAGAATGcacaagagggagagaaaaaggagataCAATCAGAGAGGAAATAGGGAACTGGATCATATAGGGCCACATAAGCCATTTTAAGTAGCTGAACTGTTCCTGAGTGCTTTAGGAGGCATGGAAATGTTTTGAGCAGGAAAGTGACAcgattttgcaaatatttaacaaGATCACTGTGGCTGCCATGTTGACAATAGACCAGGGAAGCAAAGTTGAGTAATTAGCAAGGAGACCAGTTAAAAGGCCACTGCAGTAATCTAAGAGAGACAACTCTAGCTTGGACCGGTGTCATGGTGATGGGGGTAGTGGGAAGGAGTTGAATTCTAGATATATTTTGATCGCATCCACAGGATTTGCTGATAGGTAGCATGTGGAATGTGAGAGAGTGGCCAAGAGTAACTCCAAAGTTTTTGGCAAGTGGGCAGGTGAATATATGGATTTGGAGCTCAAGGGAGCAATCCAGCCTAGAGATACAAATTTGGAAGTTGTCACAGTGCAGATGGTACTTAAAATCATGAGACCAGATGAGATcaccaaggaaatgcaaatagaTAGAAAAGAGAAGACCAAAGCCTAAGCCCTGGGGCCCTCCAATGTTAAAAGGTTAAAAGATGAGGCAGAACCAGCAAAggacaatgaaaaagaaataatgagatataaagagaaacaagATTAGTAAGTATGCATCATGTGCCAGACACCATGCTCCAGACAAAGGATACAAAGACAAATACGACCCTTTCCTCACCATCCTCATGCTCTAATGCAGGAGTCAGGTACTACACCTTGAAATACCATTGTGATCAGTTCAGGGATGGGTGTAAAATGTCAGGGACAGTGAGACCACAACCTTGTTACTTCTGTGAatgatttacacacacacacacacacacagagtcagccATACTTGCCTCTTCTGagtgattgtttttctttgtcttcttttgtctCTAACAGGCAATTGGTTACCAAACCTTGGAGAATCTACCTTTGTAATATCTCTTATATGTGACACCTGTCCATTTTCTCAGCCACCAGTCTAGATGAAGCCATCATTAAAGATCACGTGCAGTGTTGCAGAAGCTCCTAAACATCCTCGTTCCCTCCCTTTAGCCCTCTAATCCTACTTTTTTCATTACTCTTCCTTGCAGTTAACTCTCCTGAGCAAAAGTCTCACCACCTCTAGGATACAGCCCAAGTACCTAAATCCATTTTTGAAGGTGCTCCACAAACCGATAGTACCCTGCACCCCCAGCAGTGTCTTCACTCTTCCCAGTGTTCTCTGTTTCCTGGACACGCCACATCCGTGCTTGATATCACACTTTAGCCTATGACGCAGTCTCCCACCTGGTATGCCTGTCTCTATTCCAAAGTGTTCATACCCCATTTCCTTCACAAAGCTTTTCCCCTGCTGTAGCCTGCATGGTTGTCGATGTCTCCGAATTGCTGTATCACTTGGCGTCTCTGACACTCATTTTCATATGTAGGTATATGATGGCATGAGTAGTCACTAAAATACATTCatattcactaattcattcaGTTTCATTTAAGTGTGCCTCCTCCTTTTAAGGATAAGCAACTTTCAGTGCAAGGCATGATACTATTGTAATAAATAGATTCTAAATGAATAGTAgatgttagatttttttaaaggtgagtaaatatgtaaagtataaaactgtaataaaacattttgttgtaTACAAGTTCTACCAAGCTCCAGGAATATAGtcatgaaaataattcaaataaagtatttattcttttaataaatattgttttatgtgCCAGCAATGTGCAAGACactaattattcaaaaataagtCTTAATTCCAAGCCTCAAGAAACCTGTAATCTAATGGGAAAGGCACATAAATCCTTATAATATAATCTGACAGCTGTAGATGTAGATATATCTATGGGTACACGGAAgagaaggcttcatggaggaggtgataCATGTGGTGATTCTCAGAGGATGAGTAGTTCGATACAGTGGAAATTGAATAGGAGGAGGAACAGCATAGGCACAGGGCACAGCAGTGGAAGTGAGACGCATGCTGTGTGGGGATGGGGAGGCCAGATGATGGAGAGCCATGTATGTCCTGTTAAGGAACTTGAATTTTACCCTGTGGGTGATGCCAGCGATGTCCGTATAGAAAAGCCTTGGAAGGATTTTATGTTTAGAAAGagcatgatcagatttgcatGTTTGAACACTTGGGCAACCTAAAAGATGGATTTGAGAGGGACCAGAGTTGGATGCAAAGAGACAAGTTATGCGCCATTACAGTAGACCAGGTAAGAGATGCTGAGGGCTTGGATTAAGTGAAGGCAGTAAGAGTTGGATGGGGAAAAGGAGATAAAGTCAAGCATCACTATGGGACAAAATTCACAGGATGCAGTGATACAGTCACTGTGGCAGCCTAGGGGAGGATGTGGGAACAGCCAAAGATGGCCCTTACTTCTGACCTGGAAGATTGGGTGAGCAGTGGGCCACCCCCTGCAGCACAGACAGGGGAAGACGGCTTGATTTATGGTGGAAATGATGAGTTCAGTTTGAGCCATATGGAGTTTGAAATGCCTCCGGCATTCCATTCAAAGTAATCCCCTTAAATGGTCATTGAGTGACTCAAATAGTGCTACTGTTCTTGGAACTTTTCAGAGACTTCTGAGAAAACCATGACCAAAGACATTTTATCAGCCACATAAACCAGTCATGCATTTTATAGACATAACTctctttttggaaaaaagaagaaaagagagagagagaaaggaagggagggaagaagggaaggtcACTGCCTTGGGGTGTACATTAGTATCTATttttcataaaggaaaaatatggtATTTTTCAAATCTAAAGCAGCTCCCTATTCACTAGACTTAAGTCATAATGAATTTTGGCTGTTTCCAAAATCAAACCATCCCTTAATGATGTAATCCTAATTCCCTAGGGCTATGGAGGAGAACATGCCTCTGACCTGAGGAATTCCCAAAAGCACAGTTGCAGAAGTAACAGCAGTGTGTTTGAAACTAAAGTGTAGCCTCCAATGTCACTATTCCCCAATGACTACATGTGGCCAGATGTGTTTGTTCTGATGTGATGATTAAGAAGTCTGTTTATATTTCTCTGTTCCAGAAACTCCTCCAAGAAAAAggtcttttccttccctcctgagAGAGCCACAAGAGTGTGTCTTTATTGTATtatctctgtttgtttgttttgtttttttcccccccccaaaaaacctGGGACCAAACTAAGTTTTATGATTTGTCTTACAAGGCTGACTTGCAGACCCTGGGCCCAAGTCTCTGTTCACACAGCTCTGGGCAGGAAGACAGGAGGCAAAAATATGAGAACTATAAAGACTCTATAGATAAAGTCACTGAATCTACTAGCAAGATAGCCAGTCCTGAAAAGGACTGTGTTGTAACAATATCAAAAGTTCATACACTCAAAACCAAATTCCCCAGGCAATATGCCACAGTAAACCCAGTGTGTAGGGTGGGAGGGCAAGAACAGTCTGCCACTGCTGGGAATGCTTGCCCTCCAATTCTAAGGAGGAAATCAAAGGCCAGCAGGGACTAGTTAcaaccaaaatgaaaaacaagatttAGGCAACACAGAAAATAGATGTATTGTGACTGAAGAATTGTCTTAGCCCTTTGCATGGGGGCATGAAACCGACTCCAGTATGGTTATTTCATGAACCCAATGAGCAGATTGGGTCTCTACCCAACTTCTGACCCACTCAAATAACATGTACTCCCTTTTGTACAGTAAGAAATGGCATAGAATTACCTGGGCGCTCCTACCCCCAGCTGCACAAGCATATGTAGCAAAATGAGCTCTCTCTGACTTTCTGCATCAGGTCAGTTCCTTACTTAGTGTCTGCCAACCATGATACACTGCAATTATTCCCAGCAGTTACCAAGGGCATGACAAGAGAAAAGGCTCTTGCAGCTGTGGGCTTACCTCCTCCCCAGGCAGCCAAGCCCTCCCTTCACTTCAGGCTGGGGCTGACTGGCCTAGGAGGTACTATGAGGGGTCAGTAGGAGGCAGTAGTTAGTGTCTCCGTGTCCCCATGTGACAGTAAAGAATGCTGAGATGTTAATCAGCACCAGCTTGACAATGCAACTCCCTTTTAGACCACTTGTATAAAACCCTGCAGGATCTTCTGTCACTTCATAGGAGGAAGAACTTTATATCAGACAAGATGACTACTTCTTAGCTGATGAATAAAGCAGtcacatttctttaattattaaattctAGTGCATTATTACCAAGCACCTTCCCTGGTCCCCGGAGTGAAAATATGAAGAATGCATAATCAGACTCTGCGGACTAGACTTCTGCCCTTACTGGGGTCCAGTCCAGTTCTCCGTGACTGGTCCTGGAGCTGCTAACTCATTGGACAGCCTGAGTCCTCTCTGCTCTGCTCTCTCCAGCACTGTGTaagggcactttgggaggcagtatGATTTAGTGGTCAAAATCATggactttgaagtcaggcaaCTCCCAGCTTCACCTCTTGCCCTCTGTAGGACCTTTTTCATGTACCTTAACATCTTTAAGCCTCCCTCCCCTCATgtgttaaatggaaataaaaatttatttatcttgtggagtattttgaatattaactgaGATGATATACTTAGCACAATGGTCGGAATAGAGTAACACTCAATAAGTATCAGCAATTATTATTAGCAACAGTCTACAGCAGTGGGGAGAGACACTGGTTCCTCCTTCTGTACAAGGTCAGAGGCAGCCAGGAGTAGGTAGGTGCTAAATGGCAAGTTTGCCAAACTAAACTATGAGGCTTCTAGGCTGAACTGGAAGGCAATGGGAGGGCAGTGCATTAGAGTTTATGCCAGCCTGTAGAACAACTTTCACTTTCAGGTGGTGTTCCAGAAGATGACCATTATTTCCTCATGTTATGATTTTCTGTGCCTAAGTGATGAATTGGCTGATGCCTAGGATTTAAACAACCCTCTTTGTTGAGTAGAAATTCTATTACTGTGATTTCGTAAGAAATTAATATAACCTTTAATTTTGCCTCCTTTTGCCCTTCTTTCCACCAGATACTGCCTTCCAAGTACATCGAATTTCAACCATTGTTTCTTCCTAAAAAACAAATCTTACACTCATATTTCCAAGAAAGTGGTTCTTGTAATGGAATTCCTCTAAATTGCTGATTACTATCATCTTACTAGTTGATGTCTCTTTGTGGTCTCACAACTGCCTCTTTGAGCTTCCTGTTCTCAACTGGGTCAGCCATGGTTGTGTTTAACTTGTTTTGGCAtggctttgttatttttattttggtttgttctCGTTTAATCCTGAAACAGCACAGCATAGAACTTTTTGACCTGAATTCCCCTGTGAACTTCTCATTTTGCCCAAGTTGACTATGTTAGTAAGCAGTGAGCACCTCTCCAGCTTTTGAAAAATTCATTCAGCCTCTTCTTTTCTTGTGCATGTCTTCTGCTTTGCCaggtcaagctgggaactgcctGACTTGAGGGAAGGGAGAGTAAAAGCCATCAGTGACTCAGATGGGGTGAGCTACCCTTGGTACGGGAACACCACAGAAACTGTGACCCTGGTTGGCCCCACCAACAAGATCTCCAGGTTCTCCGTCAGCATGAATGACAACTTCTACCCCAGTGTGACATGGGCAGTGCCTGTGAGCGACAGCAATGTGCCGCTGCTCACAAGAATCAAGAGAGACCAAAGTTTCACGACCTGGCTGGTGGCCATGAACACTACCACAAAGGAGAAGATCATTCTGCAGACCATCAAGTGGAGGATGAGGGTGGACATTGAGGTGGACCCTCTTCAGCTCTTGGGGCAGCGGGCCCGGCTGGTGGGCAGGACTCAGCAGGAGCAGCCCCGGATCCTGAGCCGGATGGAACCCATCCCCCCTAACGCACTAGTGAAACCCAATGCCAATGATGCCCAGGTCCTCATGTGGAGGCCCAAGCGGGGACCACCTCTGGTTGTGATCCCTCCTAAGTAGAAGCAGACTGGCCTGATTGTGTGTGGATCACATGCCTCTGAGACATGCAGTGAGGGTGCCAGGGGTGGCAGGAGCCAAACTGAGTTTCTGAGCCAAAGCAGACCTCTTGGTTTGCCAGCCTTTGCAGCCACTTTTGAAGAGTAGGGCTGCTCCTTGGGTGGTAGAACCATAATCCTTAGGAAAAATCCCTTCCTCTTAGgaataaaaaaatcactgatttgACAGACTTGCTGTGATTACCATGCAAGTAGCCATATTTTGGAGCTGACCAGGATGATTCTTTTATCTGAACTCTTGACCATTTCTTTCCTGTGAGATGCAGGGGatggaaacaaaattaaacagtGCCTGTGGCAAATGCTGCTTCCCAACCAATAAGAAGTAGGAGTGAAAACATCCACACCAGGTGGTCATAAGGCAGACTCCTGCAGTCTGACTGGAGGGTGCTGGGGAAAAGGGTGGTG
Protein-coding regions in this window:
- the FAM78B gene encoding protein FAM78B isoform X1; this encodes MGCIQSITCKARIRRENIVVYDVCATIDQCPTRIEETSPIVLRYKTPYFKASARVVMPPIPRHETWVVGWIQACNQMEFFNTYSDLGMSSWELPDLREGRVKAISDSDGVSYPWYGNTTETVTLVGPTNKISRFSVSMNDNFYPSVTWAVPVSDSNVPLLTRIKRDQSFTTWLVAMNTTTKEKIILQTIKWRMRVDIEVDPLQLLGQRARLVGRTQQEQPRILSRMEPIPPNALVKPNANDAQVLMWRPKRGPPLVVIPPK